The Erpetoichthys calabaricus chromosome 5, fErpCal1.3, whole genome shotgun sequence genome has a segment encoding these proteins:
- the LOC114651545 gene encoding gastrula zinc finger protein XlCGF57.1-like: MASAKHDGVDERTVDIKEEDCEQLTPEDVCVKLEDNEGRISIFKEEEECKGVTAAIKAEDLNDFSIGFELKKHEFENIFKQDACEESPSSLQPWSTNTERLATQENSAELKSELSESEEKITEGNGREGEESPGSVGINLQKNGSFSPPSFGQRFLQYKEKGMKKSARRSETLTAAFLQCSSLPATGVTQTEDIKTDRQQVVKEIQINPGKKCCLECGKQFTRNSHLNKHMKIHTGEKPYCCHECGKSFLRRSCLQRHRRIHTGEKPHCCPECGKSFSRISSLQRHITIHIGEKPHCCPECGNSFSQISYLKLHRRIHTGEKPHCCPECGKSFSHISSLQRHRRIHRGEKPHCFPECVKSFSQISDLKMHRRIHTGEKPHCCSECGKSFSRRSNLQSHRRIHTGEKPHCCPECGKSFSRISSLQRHRRIHTGEKPHCCQECGKQFSDKHSSQRHTQIHTGEKPYCCSQCGKRFFNISSLQRHAKTHNGEKKQYVCSEYGKCIERQNVLLSHTTIHNEEKSYGGSE; this comes from the exons ATGGCCTCTGCCAAACATGATGGCGTGGATGAAAGAACAGtggacattaaagaagaggactgtgagcAGCTCACACCagaggatgtgtgtgtgaagcTGGAGGATAATGAAGGAAGAATTTCAatttttaaagaggaggaggagtgcaagGGGGTGACTGCTGCCATTAAAGCTGAGGATTTGAATGATTTCTCCATTGGTTTTGAACTTAAAAAGCATGAATTTGagaatattttcaaacaagatgCCTGTGAAGAATCTCCATCCAGTTTACAGCCCTGGTCCACTAATACGGAACGACTGGCTACACAGGAGAATTCAGCAGAGTTGAAATCAGAGTTATCGGAGTCTGAGGAGAAAATCACCGAGGGaaatgggagagaaggagaagagtcacctgggagtgttggaataa aTTTACAGAAGAATGGCAGCTTCTCTCCACCTTCATTTGGTCAGCGCTTTCTTCAATACAAAGAGAAAGGTATGAAGAAATCAGCAAGACGATCAGAGACCCTGACAGCAGCCTTTTTGCAGTGCAGTTCTCTCCCTGCTACTGGAGTAACACAGACAGAAGACATCAAAACTGATCGACAgcaagtggtgaaagaaattcaaattaatcctggaaaaaaatgttgtttggaatgtggcaaacaatttacaCGGAATAGTCATCTTAATAAGCATATgaagattcacactggagaaaaaccatatTGTTGTCATGAATGTGGTAAATCGTTCTTAAGGAGAAGCTGTCTTCAAAGacacagaagaattcacacaggagaaaaacctcattgctgtccagaatgtggtaagtcattcTCACGTATAAGCAGTCTTCAGAGGCACATAACAATCCACataggagaaaaacctcattgttgtccagaatgtggtaattCATTCTCACAAATAAGCTATCTTAAGTTgcacagaagaattcacacaggagaaaaacctcattgctgtccagagTGTGGTAAGTCATTCTCACATATAAGCagtcttcagaggcacagaagaatccacagaggagaaaaacctcattgttttCCAGAATGTGTTAAGTCATTCTCGCAAATAAGCGATCTTAAGATgcacagaagaattcacacaggagaaaaacctcattgctgttcagaatgtggtaagtccttCTCAAGGAGAAGCAATCTTCAGAGTCatagaagaatccacacaggagagaaacctcattgttgtccagaatgtggtaagtcgttctcacGTATAAGCagtcttcagaggcacagaagaatccacacaggagaaaaacctcattgttgtcaagaatgtggcaaacagttttctgacaaacacagttctcaaaggcacacacaaattcatactggagagaagccatattgctgttctcaaTGCGGAAAAAGGTTTTTCAACATTAGCAGTTTACAAAGGCATGCAAAAACTcacaatggagagaaaaagcAGTATGTATGTTCTGAATATGGCAAATGTATTGAAAGACAGAACGTTCTTCTTTCACATACCACAatccataatgaagaaaaatcttATGGAGGTTCTGAATGA
- the LOC114652442 gene encoding gastrula zinc finger protein XlCGF26.1-like isoform X2: MASAKEDGVNERTVDIKEEDCERLTPEGVCVKLEDHEERISIFKEEEECKGVTATIKAEDLNDFSVGLELQKHETEDIFKQDACEESPSSLQPWSTNTGRLAMQENSVELKSELSESGEKITEGNGREGEESPGSVGINLQKNGSFSPPSFGQPSPQYNEKGMKKSPRGSENLIAAFLQCSSLPDARVTQTEAIKTDQQQVEKENQIHTGKKCCLECGKQFTHKSDLNKHMKIHTGEKTYCCHECGKQFTIRSYLQNHRRTHTGEKPYCCPECGKPFSTSSHLQRHRKIHTGEKPHSCTECNKSFSRRSHLQNHRRIHTGEKPYCCPECGKSFSCIRSFQNHRRIHTGEKPYCCPECGKQFSDKRSLQRHTQSHAGEKPYCCSLCGKRFFNFSCFRVHIQTHTKEKVQYVCSECGKCYTSHKSLYRHTKIHIEGKSFCCSECGKQFLDLSTLQCHIRTHTGEKPYCCPECDKQFSQQSTLQSHIRLHTGEKPHHCLECGKQFSRLGSLYIHRRSHTGEKPYSCTECGMRFSYNSSLHNHKIIHSGKKHSCSDCGKHFSDSRTLKDHTRIHSGEKPHCCPECGKRFSRQSTLKCHRRIHTGEKQYTCSDCGKGYSSKKSFQRHTQSHTGVTPVPAMTNGLSIGSSIKSIENNSSE, translated from the exons ATGGCCTCTGCCAAAGAAGATGGTGTGAATGAAAGGACAGtggacattaaagaagaggactgtgagcGGCTCACACcagagggtgtgtgtgtgaagctggaggatcacgaagaaagaatttcaatttttaaagaggaggaggagtgcaagGGGGTGACTGCCACCATTAAAGCTGAGGATTTGAATGATTTCTCTGTTGGTCTTGAACTTCAAAAGCATGAAACTGAGGATATTTTCAAGCAAGATGCCTGTGAAGAATCTCCATCCAGTTTACAGCCCTGGTCCACTAATACGGGACGACTGGCTATGCAGGAGAATTCTGTAGAGCTGAAATCAGAGTTATCGGAGTCTGGAGAGAAAATCACCGAGGGaaatgggagagaaggagaagagtcacctgggagtgttggaataa ATTTACAGAAGAATGGCAGCTTCTCTCCACCTTCATTTGGTCAGCCCTCTCCTCAATACAATGAGAAAGGTATGAAGAAATCACCAAGAGGATCAGAGAACTTGATAGCAGCCTTTTTGCAGTGCAGTTCTCTCCCTGATGCTAGAGTAACACAGACAGAAGCCATCAAAACTGATCAACagcaagtggagaaagaaaaccaaattcacactggaaaaaaatgttgtttggaatgtggcaaacaattcacacatAAAAGTGATCTTAATAAGCATATgaagattcacactggagaaaaaacaTATTGTTGTCATGAATGTGGTAAGCAATTCACAATAAGAAGCTatcttcagaaccacagaagaacccatacaggagaaaaaccttattGTTGTCCTGAATGTGGTAAGCCATTCTCAACGAGTAgccatcttcagaggcacagaaaaatccacacaggagaaaaacctcattccTGTACTGAATGTAATAAGTCGTTCTCAAggagaagccatcttcagaaccacagacgaatccacacaggagaaaaaccttattgttgtccagaatgtggtaagtcgttctcatGTATAAGATCTTTTCAGaaccacagaagaatccacacaggagaaaaaccttattgttgtccagaatgtggcaaacaattttctgACAAACGCAGTTTACAAAGGCACACACAAAGTCatgctggagagaagccatattgctgttctctaTGTGGAAAAAGGTTTTTCAACTTTAGCTGTTTTCGAGTACACATACAAACTCACACTAAAGAGAAAGTTCAGTATgtatgttctgaatgtggcaaatgttATACAAGCCATAAAAGTCTTTACAGACACACCAAAATTCATATTGAAGGAaaatctttttgctgttctgaatgtgggaaacaattctTAGATTTAAGCACGCTTCAGTGCCACATCAGaactcatactggagagaaaccttattgtTGTCCTGAATGTGATAAGCAGTTCTCACAACAAAGCACCCTACAGAGTCACATCAGACTTCACACCGGAGAAAAACCTCACCATtgcttggaatgtggcaaacaattctcacgcCTTGGTTCTCTTTATATACATAGGAGaagtcatactggagagaagccttacAGTTGTACTGAATGTGGAATGCGATTCTCATATAACAGTTCTCTTCACaatcataaaataattcattctgGTAAGAAACACAGCTGTTCTGACTGTGGCAAGCATTTCTCAGACAGCAGAACTCTTAAAGACCATACGAGAATTCACTCGGGAGAGAAGCCCCATTGCTGTCCagagtgtggcaaacgattctcacgtCAAAGCACGCTTAAGTGCCACAGAAggatccacactggagagaagcagtACACCTGTTCTGATTGTGGAAAAGGGTACTCTTCCAAAAAAAGTTttcagagacacacacagagtcaTACTGGAGTAACGCCTGTCCCAGCAATGACAAATGGTCTTTCCATTGGCTCCTCAATCAAAAGTATTGAAAACAATTCTTCTGAATGA